The Thermomicrobiales bacterium genome segment GACGTCCTCGCCAGGCATTATGGCATCCCCGGTGTGACCGGACCGGAATGGCGACGCGTCGAGAATGTTTCCAGCTACGGACGCGGCGGGTTTCTGGGGTTCGGCGCGGTGATCGCCAGGCAGTCGGCAGCCGCGCGGACCAGTCCGATCAAGCGTGGAGCGTGGCTGGTGCAGGTCCTGGGCGAGCGACTGCCCAAAGTCCCGCCCGACGTTCCACCGCTCCCGGAAACACCACCCCCCGGGCTCAGCGTGCGCGAGATCACCGAGCGCCATCGTGCGGACCCGAAGTGCGCCGGTTGTCACGATCGCATCGATCCCTACGGCATGGCGATGGAGCGGTTCGACGCCATCGGTCGTCTGCGGCCGGCCGGCGAGCTGAAGCCGGGTGACACCAAAGGAATTCTTCGAGACGGCACCGAGATCGACGATATCGCCGGCCTGCGGAACTACTTCGCCGGACCGCGCCGCGAGGACCTGCTGCGGACGCTGGCCCGCAAACTGACGGGCTATGCGCTGGGCCGCGCCGTGATGACGTCGGACCGCAAGCTCGTGGAGGAAGTCACTCAGACGATGGTCGGCGGTGGCCGCTGGTCGGACGCCTTGCTGGTCATCGTTCAGAGCGAACAATTCCGCTGCATTCGACCGACGGCCGAAGCGGTTTCAACCAGGTAACGAACGACCCTGATTAGTAGGAGTCTCCTGATGTTTAACGAATCGAATTCCTTCTCGCGGCGCACGTTGCTGCGCGGGCTCGGCGTCTCAATGGCATTGCCATGGCTTGAATCGCTGGCCTTCGCCACGGGTGAACGCGCCGACGCCGCCGATCAGCCGCCGACTCGCACGCTCGTCACGTTCACCGGCATGGGTTTCCATTCGCAGCACTGGTGGGCCAAAGGTGAGGGCGCCGGCATGGAACTCGGGCCCTGCCTGACGCCGCTGGAACCCTGGAAAGAGCGACTGGTCTTCCTCCGCGGTCTGTGGAACGAGCAAGCC includes the following:
- a CDS encoding DUF1588 domain-containing protein; protein product: DVLARHYGIPGVTGPEWRRVENVSSYGRGGFLGFGAVIARQSAAARTSPIKRGAWLVQVLGERLPKVPPDVPPLPETPPPGLSVREITERHRADPKCAGCHDRIDPYGMAMERFDAIGRLRPAGELKPGDTKGILRDGTEIDDIAGLRNYFAGPRREDLLRTLARKLTGYALGRAVMTSDRKLVEEVTQTMVGGGRWSDALLVIVQSEQFRCIRPTAEAVSTR